A genomic region of Nymphaea colorata isolate Beijing-Zhang1983 chromosome 2, ASM883128v2, whole genome shotgun sequence contains the following coding sequences:
- the LOC116247044 gene encoding cation/calcium exchanger 1-like produces MANRFSIYHGRKTQILLNVSFLGLFIFYLATLLSPSPPLEFSLKRSQQSDDIQDQSCTSIHNHKDHATSCSYIKSHKSCNSQGYIDYLAIFYCYCGKHPTLGYILFAAWLLILFYLLGNTASEYFCTSLEDLATLLGLSPTIAGVTLLSLGNGAPDVFSSIASFVSAGGGEVGLNSVLGGAFVVSSGVAGIVAISVSSSGVSIHRSSFIRDACFFLVTIASVLVVLVVGRINLWGALGFTTIYVVYVSVVYLSDYLHRKREVAILLFDEENGGLKAPLLAAGNEFKTHPPATTSADGGVRNWFSRSKPLALQIGAALLIPLSLPRRLTIPVVSKERWSKLFAVCSAFLSPVFLAAIWGPKGAQARLTVYGIGCGVGLAMGLAAWILTEVSHPPARFVFPWLVGGFCMSMAWTYIIAEELVALLVALGKIIGISPTMLGLTVLAWGNSISDLIANVALAANGGPAGAQTAMSGCYAGPMFNTLVGLGVPFVLRAWSSCPDSFVVPQDPTLYVTLAFLAGGLLWALVMLPRRGMMLDKFVGIGLLAIYLCFLSFRFSQALGVLRLHLGKDHE; encoded by the coding sequence ATGGCAAATCGTTTCTCCATCTACCATGGGAGGAAGACCCAAATCTTATTGAACGTCTCCTTCCTCGGTCTCTTTATCTTCTACCTCGCAACCCTTCTCTCCCCATCCCCTCCCCTCGAGTTCAGTCTCAAGCGATCACAACAGTCAGATGACATCCAGGACCAATCCTGCACGTCcatccacaaccacaaggacCATGCCACCAGCTGCTCCTACATCAAGTCCCATAAGAGCTGCAACTCCCAAGGTTACATCGATTACCTTGCAATCTTCTACTGTTACTGTGGCAAACACCCCACCTTAGGCTACATCCTCTTCGCCGCATGGCTTCTCATCCTGTTCTACCTGTTGGGCAACACTGCGTCGGAGTACTTCTGCACTTCTCTGGAGGACTTGGCCACCTTGTTAGGACTCTCCCCAACGATTGCAGGCGTAACTCTTCTCTCCCTCGGCAATGGTGCACCCGATGTCTTCTCCAGCATTGCGTCCTTCGTTAGCGCCGGAGGAGGCGAAGTCGGCCTCAACAGCGTGCTCGGCGGCGCATTCGTCGTCTCCTCCGGCGTAGCCGGAATCGTTGCAATTTCCGTCAGTTCGAGCGGCGTATCTATCCACCGGTCGAGCTTCATTAGAGACGCCTGCTTCTTCCTGGTGACAATCGCTTCCGTCCTGGTGGTTCTCGTGGTGGGAAGGATCAACCTGTGGGGCGCTCTGGGTTTCACCACCATCTACGTCGTCTATGTTTCCGTGGTCTATTTGTCCGATTATCTCCACAGGAAACGCGAGGTGGCAATATTGCTTTTTGATGAGGAAAACGGTGGTCTCAAGGCACCACTTTTAGCAGCCGGTAACGAGTTCAAAACGCATCCACCGGCAACCACTAGCGCTGATGGGGGAGTTCGTAACTGGTTTTCGCGGTCTAAGCCGCTAGCCCTTCAGATTGGTGCAGCCCTTCTGATTCCCCTGTCACTGCCAAGAAGGCTTACGATCCCCGTGGTAAGTAAAGAAAGGTGGTCCAAACTGTTCGCGGTATGCTCGGCGTTCTTGTCGCCGGTGTTCCTTGCGGCGATATGGGGCCCAAAGGGCGCGCAAGCGCGGCTGACTGTTTACGGCATCGGGTGCGGCGTGGGCCTGGCGATGGGGTTAGCCGCCTGGATCTTGACCGAGGTTTCGCACCCACCAGCGCGATTCGTATTCCCTTGGCTGGTTGGTGGTTTCTGCATGAGCATGGCTTGGACCTACATCATAGCGGAGGAGTTGGTGGCGCTGCTGGTTGCGCTGGGGAAGATCATCGGCATAAGCCCTACCATGCTGGGGCTCACGGTCCTTGCCTGGGGGAACTCGATCAGCGATCTCATTGCCAATGTGGCACTGGCGGCCAACGGCGGGCCGGCCGGCGCCCAGACTGCCATGTCTGGCTGCTACGCCGGCCCCATGTTCAACACCTTGGTAGGGCTGGGCGTGCCATTCGTGCTCAGAGCCTGGTCCAGCTGCCCGGACTCATTTGTCGTGCCGCAAGACCCTACGCTCTACGTGACGCTGGCGTTCCTCGCCGGCGGCCTGCTTTGGGCACTTGTCATGTTGCCTAGAAGGGGGATGATGTTGGACAAGTTCGTAGGCATTGGGCTTTTGGCGATTTATCTGTGCTTTCTCTCTTTTAGATTTTCCCAAGCACTTGGTGTCCTTCGGCTTCATCTTGGTAAGGACCATGAATGA
- the LOC116249321 gene encoding protein EMSY-LIKE 3-like isoform X2, with the protein MEYGKPDSSGTDDDLPVQKVNRFSRGIMRMTENMRAPAASMPHGGASPDMEEQIHNLEMEAYNAVLKAFIAQSDDLSWGKEKLISQLRHELKVSEVEHIESLATVDSDDLVRHIREWRKGTKGSHELLPNVTYASGLVPGPTLVNAHKKLKMAHFTASPNCLPRVQSSSMLPSASPNYMSHLQPSAGLQPGRLRDKQWSEGALVNEGNVGQSVKSMGHTREVAVTGKGRGSLKVHPGKHYAPSMGDGLKKVPDRIEIRETHVIIHEVERVCGVENPNPALLEKAKLILKEHEKSLLEAIAKLESMADLGFADWVGALLNVPCVTAEDMIGQEALDVRTSLIFPSRCENLSIDGSHTIGRVFHV; encoded by the exons ATGGAATATGGAAAACCCGATAGcagtg GTACAGATGATGATCTCCCTGTGCAAAAAGTCAACAGATTTAGTAGGGGAATTATGCGGATGACTGAGAATATGAGAGCCCCAGCAGCATCAATGCCTCATGGAGGTGCTTCACCTGATATGGAAGAACAAATCCATAACTTAGAAATGGAGGCATATAATGCTGTTTTAAAAGCTTTTATTGCTCAATCGGATGATCTTTCTTGG GGGAAAGAGAAACTCATATCTCAGCTGAGACATGAGCTTAAGGTTTCAGAGGTTGAGCATATAGAAAGCTTAGCAACAGTTGACTCTGATGACTTGGTCCGGCACATAAG GGAGTGGAGAAAAGGAACTAAAGGCTCACATGAGCTGTTGCCAAATGTTACTTATGCATCTGGTCTGGTGCCTGGTCCAACACTTGTGAATGCTCACAAGAAACTGAAGATGGCCCATTTCACAGCATCTCCAAACTGTTTACCTCGCGTTCAATCCTCATCCATGCTTCCATCAGCTTCTCCAAATTATATGTCTCATCTACAACCTTCTGCAGGCTTACAACCG GGGCGTTTAAGAGACAAACAGTGGAGTGAAGGTGCGCTTGTCAATGAAGGAAATGTTGGACAATCTGTAAAATCCATGGGGCACACCAGAGAGGTGGCTGTTACAGGTAAAGGAAGGGGTTCACTTAAAGTACATCCTGGCAAGCATTACGCCCCTTCGATGGGTGATGGCTTGAAGAAAGTACCCGACAGGATTGAGATTCGTGAAACACATGTGATCATTCATGAG GTTGAGAGGGTATGTGGAGTGGAAAACCCTAATCCTGCTTTGCTGGAGAAGGCCAAGTTGATTCTCAAA GAGCATGAGAAATCCCTCCTTGAAGCTATTGCAAAGCTTGAGAGCATGGCGGATTTAG GTTTTGCAGATTGGGTTGGTGCCTTACTGAATGTGCCATGTGTAACTGCTGAAGATATGATCGGACAAGAAGCTTTGGACGTGCGAACCAGCCTGATATTTCCTTCTCGTTGTGAAAATTTGTCCATTGATGGTAGTCATACTATTGGACGTGTCTTTCATGTTTGA
- the LOC116249321 gene encoding protein EMSY-LIKE 3-like isoform X1: MEYGKPDSSGTDDDLPVQKVNRFSRGIMRMTENMRAPAASMPHGGASPDMEEQIHNLEMEAYNAVLKAFIAQSDDLSWGKEKLISQLRHELKVSEVEHIESLATVDSDDLVRHIREWRKGTKGSHELLPNVTYASGLVPGPTLVNAHKKLKMAHFTASPNCLPRVQSSSMLPSASPNYMSHLQPSAGLQPVKGRLRDKQWSEGALVNEGNVGQSVKSMGHTREVAVTGKGRGSLKVHPGKHYAPSMGDGLKKVPDRIEIRETHVIIHEVERVCGVENPNPALLEKAKLILKEHEKSLLEAIAKLESMADLGFADWVGALLNVPCVTAEDMIGQEALDVRTSLIFPSRCENLSIDGSHTIGRVFHV; encoded by the exons ATGGAATATGGAAAACCCGATAGcagtg GTACAGATGATGATCTCCCTGTGCAAAAAGTCAACAGATTTAGTAGGGGAATTATGCGGATGACTGAGAATATGAGAGCCCCAGCAGCATCAATGCCTCATGGAGGTGCTTCACCTGATATGGAAGAACAAATCCATAACTTAGAAATGGAGGCATATAATGCTGTTTTAAAAGCTTTTATTGCTCAATCGGATGATCTTTCTTGG GGGAAAGAGAAACTCATATCTCAGCTGAGACATGAGCTTAAGGTTTCAGAGGTTGAGCATATAGAAAGCTTAGCAACAGTTGACTCTGATGACTTGGTCCGGCACATAAG GGAGTGGAGAAAAGGAACTAAAGGCTCACATGAGCTGTTGCCAAATGTTACTTATGCATCTGGTCTGGTGCCTGGTCCAACACTTGTGAATGCTCACAAGAAACTGAAGATGGCCCATTTCACAGCATCTCCAAACTGTTTACCTCGCGTTCAATCCTCATCCATGCTTCCATCAGCTTCTCCAAATTATATGTCTCATCTACAACCTTCTGCAGGCTTACAACCGGTAAAG GGGCGTTTAAGAGACAAACAGTGGAGTGAAGGTGCGCTTGTCAATGAAGGAAATGTTGGACAATCTGTAAAATCCATGGGGCACACCAGAGAGGTGGCTGTTACAGGTAAAGGAAGGGGTTCACTTAAAGTACATCCTGGCAAGCATTACGCCCCTTCGATGGGTGATGGCTTGAAGAAAGTACCCGACAGGATTGAGATTCGTGAAACACATGTGATCATTCATGAG GTTGAGAGGGTATGTGGAGTGGAAAACCCTAATCCTGCTTTGCTGGAGAAGGCCAAGTTGATTCTCAAA GAGCATGAGAAATCCCTCCTTGAAGCTATTGCAAAGCTTGAGAGCATGGCGGATTTAG GTTTTGCAGATTGGGTTGGTGCCTTACTGAATGTGCCATGTGTAACTGCTGAAGATATGATCGGACAAGAAGCTTTGGACGTGCGAACCAGCCTGATATTTCCTTCTCGTTGTGAAAATTTGTCCATTGATGGTAGTCATACTATTGGACGTGTCTTTCATGTTTGA
- the LOC116249321 gene encoding protein EMSY-LIKE 3-like isoform X3: protein MEYGKPDSSGTDDDLPVQKVNRFSRGIMRMTENMRAPAASMPHGGASPDMEEQIHNLEMEAYNAVLKAFIAQSDDLSWGKEKLISQLRHELKVSEVEHIESLATVDSDDLVRHIREWRKGTKGSHELLPNVTYASGLVPGPTLVNAHKKLKMAHFTASPNCLPRVQSSSMLPSASPNYMSHLQPSAGLQPVKGRLRDKQWSEGALVNEGNVGQSVKSMGHTREVAVTGKGRGSLKVHPGKHYAPSMGDGLKKVPDRIEIRETHVIIHEVERVCGVENPNPALLEKAKLILKEHEKSLLEAIAKLESMADLGS from the exons ATGGAATATGGAAAACCCGATAGcagtg GTACAGATGATGATCTCCCTGTGCAAAAAGTCAACAGATTTAGTAGGGGAATTATGCGGATGACTGAGAATATGAGAGCCCCAGCAGCATCAATGCCTCATGGAGGTGCTTCACCTGATATGGAAGAACAAATCCATAACTTAGAAATGGAGGCATATAATGCTGTTTTAAAAGCTTTTATTGCTCAATCGGATGATCTTTCTTGG GGGAAAGAGAAACTCATATCTCAGCTGAGACATGAGCTTAAGGTTTCAGAGGTTGAGCATATAGAAAGCTTAGCAACAGTTGACTCTGATGACTTGGTCCGGCACATAAG GGAGTGGAGAAAAGGAACTAAAGGCTCACATGAGCTGTTGCCAAATGTTACTTATGCATCTGGTCTGGTGCCTGGTCCAACACTTGTGAATGCTCACAAGAAACTGAAGATGGCCCATTTCACAGCATCTCCAAACTGTTTACCTCGCGTTCAATCCTCATCCATGCTTCCATCAGCTTCTCCAAATTATATGTCTCATCTACAACCTTCTGCAGGCTTACAACCGGTAAAG GGGCGTTTAAGAGACAAACAGTGGAGTGAAGGTGCGCTTGTCAATGAAGGAAATGTTGGACAATCTGTAAAATCCATGGGGCACACCAGAGAGGTGGCTGTTACAGGTAAAGGAAGGGGTTCACTTAAAGTACATCCTGGCAAGCATTACGCCCCTTCGATGGGTGATGGCTTGAAGAAAGTACCCGACAGGATTGAGATTCGTGAAACACATGTGATCATTCATGAG GTTGAGAGGGTATGTGGAGTGGAAAACCCTAATCCTGCTTTGCTGGAGAAGGCCAAGTTGATTCTCAAA GAGCATGAGAAATCCCTCCTTGAAGCTATTGCAAAGCTTGAGAGCATGGCGGATTTAG GATCATAA